Within the Halomonas sp. HL-93 genome, the region GGCGTCGCAATGGTGACGCGGTCATTCATATGATGGGTGAAGCCCTGGCCTTTGCCGTCGCGGTCCTGAATTGGCGAGAACATGGTGCCGAGAAACAGCATAAAACCGTCTGGGTATTGATGATGGTCGCCAATGGTTTGACTTACCAAGTCGAGCGGGTCGCGGCTGATCTCGCGCATATCGCTCTCGCCCTGGAGTAGGAAGTCGTCGTCTTCGCCTTCGATCCGCAGCGAGACCTGGCAATTGCGTACGCTGTCGATATCGAAGTGGTCATCGAACAGACGGATGAACGGACCCATCGAGCAGGAAGCGTTATTATCTTTCGCCTTGCCTAACAGCAGGGCGCTGCGCCCCTCAACGTCACGCAGATTAACGTCGTTGCCCAGGGTAGCACCGCGCACTTGGCCACGGCTGTCCACCGCCAGCACGATTTCCGGCTCGGGGTTATTCCATTTTGAAGACGGGTGCAACCCCACCGGGGTGCCAAAACCCACCGATGAGAGCGGCTGGGATTTGGTAAACACCTCCGCATCGGGGCCGATGCCGACTTCCATATATTGTGACCACCCTCCGCGGGCCTGGAGCGCTTTTTTAAGCGACATCGCTTCGTCAGAGCCTGGCTTAATCTTGGAAAGATCTTTGCCGATCAGCGCCTGCAAATCGTCACGCAGCTCCGCGGCCTTGGCCGGGTTGCCGCCTGCCTGCTCCTCAATCACACGCTCCAACAGGCTGACGGCAAAGGTGACGCCGCATGCTTTAACGGCTTGCACATCGCAGGGGGCAAGCAGGTAGGGGGCTTGGGGTTGTGGTAACTGAGAGTTAGCCAGCAGCGCTTCAATACTGCCTAGATGGGGGCCCTTTGCTCGCTGCACTACCTCCAGCAAATCGTCGCGCTCTAGCAGGTCCGCCATGGTCGGGCCAAACTCGGTGATATCGATCACCTGGCCGTTGTTTACAGTAATCAGTGCGGGCCCAGGCCGTTGGCCATCCCGCCATACGCGGCCGACGAGCAGCGCTTTGTCCACGTCATCGGGAAGAGTGTCGGTGTGTGACAGTGGTTGCATGCGTGCCTCCAGAGTAGTGGAAATTAGTCATGGCGACTGGCGGTTGGTGCGCTATCGCCTATCATGTTATGGATGTTGTGTTGTATGACAGGTATGCCAGATCATGCCTTACTCTAGCGCACCGCTGTATTTCAGGTCGATAGGCAAATTTGCCTAGTTGATGGTGATTTCACTGAGCGTGGGCCTTCAAAACAAAAAGCGTTAAGGAGCCTTGCATGTTAGACGAGTGGAAAGGAAAACGAGTACTGATTACCGGTGCCAGCCGGGGCATAGGCGCGGCAGTCGCCAAGCAGTTGGGGGCGCTGGGTGCCCATGTGGCGGTGCACTACCACAGCAGTGACGCACCCGCCGAAGCGGTGGTCAAGGCGATCAACGAGGCAGGCGGCGAGGCCTTTACCCTCAAGGCCGACGTCAGCCAGTCAAGTGAAACAAAGCGGCTGGTCGATAACGCCGCCGAGCGCCTGGGCGGTCTGGATGTGTTGATCAATAACGCCGGTGACATGCTGGGGCGGGTTGGTCTAGCCGAGATGGACGATGACCAGTACGACCGGGTGATGGATCTCAATGTGCGCTCGGTGGTTATGGCCAGCCGCGCGGCGCTGCCGCATTTCCAGCGTGCGGGGGGCGGTAATATTATTCACACCACCTCGATTGCTGCGCGTAATGGCGGTGGGGGAGGTGCAGGCCTGTATGCCTCGGCGAAGGGCTTTGTGAGCACCATAACGCGCAATATGGCCAAGGAGTTGGCCGGGGATAATATTCGTGTTAACGCCGTGGCCCCCGGCACCATTGCCACC harbors:
- a CDS encoding fumarylacetoacetate hydrolase family protein, which produces MQPLSHTDTLPDDVDKALLVGRVWRDGQRPGPALITVNNGQVIDITEFGPTMADLLERDDLLEVVQRAKGPHLGSIEALLANSQLPQPQAPYLLAPCDVQAVKACGVTFAVSLLERVIEEQAGGNPAKAAELRDDLQALIGKDLSKIKPGSDEAMSLKKALQARGGWSQYMEVGIGPDAEVFTKSQPLSSVGFGTPVGLHPSSKWNNPEPEIVLAVDSRGQVRGATLGNDVNLRDVEGRSALLLGKAKDNNASCSMGPFIRLFDDHFDIDSVRNCQVSLRIEGEDDDFLLQGESDMREISRDPLDLVSQTIGDHHQYPDGFMLFLGTMFSPIQDRDGKGQGFTHHMNDRVTIATPALGALVNKVGRSDQLPPWTYGIRELMRHLSHR
- a CDS encoding SDR family NAD(P)-dependent oxidoreductase, yielding MLDEWKGKRVLITGASRGIGAAVAKQLGALGAHVAVHYHSSDAPAEAVVKAINEAGGEAFTLKADVSQSSETKRLVDNAAERLGGLDVLINNAGDMLGRVGLAEMDDDQYDRVMDLNVRSVVMASRAALPHFQRAGGGNIIHTTSIAARNGGGGGAGLYASAKGFVSTITRNMAKELAGDNIRVNAVAPGTIATDFHERHSSEGHLSAARASIPMGRLGTADECVGAYVFLGTDALSGYVTGQIIEVNGGQLMP